The Streptomyces aurantiacus genome includes a region encoding these proteins:
- a CDS encoding alpha/beta hydrolase, with protein MTSFDSTPQLNVWRMLLALAVVFVMLGTTGWTAVRNHRGAPTPLSASLSAWERGHIGGRELPDLDGTTPARLTQFFASLDAHQRARLAARYPLAVGNMNGAPVKLRYRANRIALDQARKVERTRMRDHRLSAAGQHDAGRRMHRYEALMAGKRHILAFDPMGSGRVAEVFGNLGRAERVSVVVPGVDTDLLTFQRTERKYTAPVGMAKALYRAEREASPQTRTAVIAWADYTTPSGLGMDAATGIRAEEGAVRLGALVRALPGRSSVALYCHSYGSVVCGVAARSLPSRVSDIAVAGSPGMRVEKVAHLRTSARVWAVRDSDDWIQDVPHLEVGGLGHGADPMSSAFGARVLSARGAKGHTGYFEPGTDSLRNFAEIGIGAYRAVRCAHEDDACREGLSDTAEVGRA; from the coding sequence GTGACTTCCTTCGACTCCACTCCCCAACTCAACGTCTGGCGCATGCTGCTCGCGCTGGCCGTGGTGTTCGTGATGCTCGGGACCACCGGCTGGACCGCGGTGCGCAATCACAGAGGGGCGCCCACACCGCTCTCGGCCTCTCTGTCCGCCTGGGAACGAGGTCACATAGGCGGACGCGAGCTGCCGGACCTGGACGGGACGACGCCCGCCCGGCTGACCCAGTTCTTCGCCTCGCTCGACGCGCACCAGCGCGCCCGGCTCGCGGCCCGCTATCCGCTCGCGGTCGGCAACATGAACGGGGCGCCGGTGAAGCTCCGTTACCGCGCCAACCGCATCGCCCTCGACCAGGCACGCAAGGTCGAACGCACACGCATGCGCGACCACCGGCTCTCCGCGGCCGGCCAGCACGACGCGGGCCGCCGAATGCACCGGTACGAGGCGCTGATGGCGGGCAAGCGCCACATCCTCGCCTTCGACCCGATGGGTTCGGGCCGGGTCGCGGAGGTCTTCGGAAACCTCGGCAGGGCCGAGCGGGTCTCGGTCGTGGTGCCCGGCGTCGACACCGACCTGCTGACCTTCCAGCGCACCGAGCGCAAGTACACGGCGCCCGTCGGGATGGCCAAGGCGCTGTACCGCGCCGAGCGGGAAGCGAGCCCGCAGACGCGTACGGCCGTGATCGCGTGGGCCGACTACACGACACCGAGCGGACTCGGCATGGACGCCGCCACCGGCATCCGCGCCGAGGAGGGCGCGGTCCGGCTCGGCGCCCTCGTACGGGCACTGCCCGGCCGTTCGAGCGTCGCGCTGTACTGCCACAGCTACGGATCCGTGGTCTGCGGTGTCGCCGCGCGTTCACTGCCGTCCCGGGTCTCCGACATAGCGGTGGCGGGCAGTCCCGGTATGCGGGTGGAGAAGGTGGCGCACCTGCGGACCTCGGCCCGGGTGTGGGCCGTACGGGACTCCGACGACTGGATCCAGGACGTACCGCACCTGGAGGTCGGCGGGCTCGGTCACGGCGCCGACCCCATGTCCTCGGCGTTCGGCGCGCGCGTGCTCTCCGCGCGGGGCGCCAAGGGGCACACGGGGTATTTCGAACCCGGCACCGACAGCCTGCGCAACTTCGCCGAGATCGGTATTGGCGCGTACCGCGCGGTTCGCTGCGCACACGAGGATGACGCGTGCAGGGAGGGTTTGTCCGACACGGCTGAAGTCGGACGCGCGTAG
- a CDS encoding TetR family transcriptional regulator has product MDTAPRPGLRERKKQRTRDALVRAALELFTTNGYERTTVDEIVETVDVSQRTFFRYFAGKEEAAFAVQEIAETHFLDAVRQRPPHEPPLDALRRAVLASWDTIGEAIEAVVPIELHMRTFQLIESTPALLAAHLRRHEGLEEELARMIAEREGVDVDTDPRPRVAVALFGGVMRLTGRAWGAGEDFSVAAMRELAASYLDQMGPALAVNWHTGEERGDKDGENSEKGGNGE; this is encoded by the coding sequence ATGGACACGGCGCCACGACCGGGCCTGCGCGAGCGCAAGAAGCAGCGCACCCGGGACGCGCTGGTACGGGCCGCCCTGGAGCTGTTCACGACCAACGGCTACGAGCGGACGACCGTCGACGAGATCGTGGAGACGGTCGACGTCTCCCAGCGGACCTTCTTCCGCTATTTCGCGGGCAAGGAGGAGGCCGCCTTCGCCGTCCAGGAGATCGCGGAGACGCACTTCCTCGACGCGGTGCGCCAACGCCCGCCCCACGAACCTCCCTTGGACGCGCTGCGCCGGGCCGTCCTGGCGAGCTGGGACACCATCGGGGAGGCCATCGAGGCCGTCGTCCCGATCGAACTGCACATGCGCACCTTCCAGTTGATCGAGTCGACGCCCGCGCTGCTCGCCGCCCACCTGCGCCGTCACGAGGGGCTGGAGGAGGAGCTCGCCCGGATGATCGCGGAGCGTGAGGGCGTCGACGTGGACACCGATCCGCGACCGCGGGTGGCGGTGGCCCTGTTCGGCGGCGTGATGCGCCTGACGGGCCGGGCGTGGGGCGCGGGCGAGGACTTCAGCGTGGCGGCGATGCGCGAGCTGGCCGCCTCCTATCTCGACCAGATGGGGCCCGCGTTGGCGGTGAACTGGCACACGGGCGAGGAGCGCGGCGACAAGGACGGCGAGAACAGCGAGAAGGGCGGGAACGGGGAGTAA